From a single Chloroflexota bacterium genomic region:
- the aroH gene encoding chorismate mutase translates to MSLRGIRGATTSNANTREAILDATRELLDTIARRNDLHPDDVVSAVFTVTPDLDAAFPAAAARQLGWTHTALLDMLAPRVPTDLSRCIRVMIHWNTERSPHEVRHVYLRDARKLRPDWATITEEFPETGEAK, encoded by the coding sequence ATGTCACTTCGCGGAATTCGCGGCGCAACTACCTCCAACGCCAACACGCGCGAGGCGATTCTCGACGCGACGCGCGAACTGTTGGACACGATCGCGCGCCGCAACGACTTGCATCCGGACGATGTCGTCAGCGCCGTGTTCACCGTCACCCCCGACCTCGACGCGGCATTCCCCGCCGCCGCCGCGCGCCAACTCGGTTGGACGCACACCGCGCTCCTCGATATGCTCGCGCCACGCGTGCCCACCGATCTGTCGCGCTGCATCCGCGTGATGATTCACTGGAACACCGAACGCTCCCCGCACGAGGTCCGCCACGTTTATTTGCGCGACGCGCGCAAACTCCGCCCCGACTGGGCAACGATTACGGAAGAATTTCCCGAAACAGGAGAAGCCAAATGA